One Syntrophorhabdus sp. genomic region harbors:
- a CDS encoding universal stress protein, protein MLKPTKILVPTDFSEYSDKALQQGIDIARQYNAEVYLFHVIPMELTHVVVDYAIPMEAIENFEKQQVDTAMENMKTQLAKFPKAGEVQVFMEIGKGVAYEEILREEKKKGIDLIVIASLGRTGLAKYFIGSVSRNVLRHAECPVLLTK, encoded by the coding sequence ATGTTGAAACCAACAAAGATCCTGGTGCCGACGGATTTTTCGGAGTATTCCGATAAGGCCCTCCAGCAGGGCATTGACATTGCCCGGCAATACAATGCTGAGGTGTACCTCTTCCATGTCATACCCATGGAGTTGACACACGTCGTCGTTGATTACGCCATTCCCATGGAGGCGATAGAGAACTTCGAGAAACAGCAGGTGGACACCGCGATGGAGAACATGAAAACTCAACTGGCCAAGTTCCCCAAGGCCGGAGAGGTGCAGGTCTTCATGGAGATCGGGAAGGGTGTCGCCTATGAGGAGATCCTCAGGGAGGAAAAGAAGAAAGGCATCGACCTCATTGTCATCGCCTCCCTGGGAAGAACGGGACTCGCGAAATACTTCATAGGCTCCGTATCCAGAAACGTCCTCAGACACGCCGAATGCCCGGTGCTGCTGACCAAGTAA
- a CDS encoding universal stress protein — protein MLKPTKILVPTDFSGYSDAALKQAADIAEEYGAELHVLHVVEPRIHSMYEYEFAGKKASPEGVRSLETRLVKSAEGRMLHYVEQIGSGRRIKLFPKVLKGQPVTEILKFQKDRGIDLIVISSLGHGGLAEYFTGSVARNVLKGATCPVLLTKS, from the coding sequence ATGCTGAAACCTACGAAGATCCTGGTACCCACCGATTTTTCAGGTTACTCTGACGCCGCTCTCAAACAGGCTGCCGACATAGCGGAGGAATACGGGGCCGAGTTGCACGTTCTCCACGTTGTGGAACCAAGGATACACTCCATGTACGAATACGAGTTTGCGGGAAAAAAGGCGTCGCCCGAAGGCGTCAGGAGCCTTGAGACCAGGCTCGTTAAATCGGCGGAAGGCAGAATGCTCCATTACGTGGAACAGATAGGATCGGGGAGAAGGATCAAGCTCTTCCCCAAGGTTCTGAAAGGTCAGCCTGTAACAGAAATACTCAAGTTCCAGAAGGACAGGGGCATCGACCTCATCGTCATCTCCTCCCTGGGCCACGGCGGCCTGGCCGAGTATTTCACGGGCTCGGTGGCCCGCAACGTGCTGAAAGGCGCCACCTGTCCCGTGCTCCTGACAAAGAGCTGA
- a CDS encoding adenosylcobalamin-dependent ribonucleoside-diphosphate reductase, with protein MIDETALAVLRKRYLIRDDAGNPLENPEGMFRRVAEHVVSADRGLDRQSRQRIADAYFHVMNNLEFLPNSPTLMNAGRELGQLAACFVLPVEDSLDSIFESIKETARIHQSGGGTGFSFSKLRPAGDVVRSTMGAASGPVSFIRVFNMATEVIKQGGTRRGANMGILRVDHPDIEGFVAIKNDPAELTNFNLSVAVTDAFMTACREDGTFALVNPRNGREVRRVRALPLLDLIARCAWQSGEPGLVFLDTINRANPTPQAGAIEATNPCGEQPLLPYESCCLGSINLVKFVSGGDIDRERLARLVHLAVRFLDDVIDASKYPLAMIEDISKANRKIGLGVMGFAHMLIALGIPYDSGDALKIAGDIMGFIQEESKKASRELAGERGVFPNYRGSKWEGKDLPQRNATTTTVAPTGTLSIIAGTSSGIEPIYDIEYSRIIFGGLKVHVVDPLYGKMRDTVDPTRLKGLFRKAHEVNPDWHLAVQKAFQDHVDNAVSKTINLPADTTPEQVRSIFLNAHAMGLKGITVFRDTSRDTQVLSCKC; from the coding sequence ATGATCGACGAAACTGCCCTTGCGGTGCTAAGGAAAAGGTATCTCATCCGGGATGACGCGGGCAATCCTCTGGAGAACCCGGAAGGTATGTTCCGCCGCGTGGCGGAACACGTCGTTTCCGCCGACAGGGGCCTCGACAGGCAGTCCCGTCAAAGGATCGCCGATGCTTATTTTCACGTGATGAACAACCTGGAGTTCCTGCCCAACTCACCCACCCTCATGAACGCGGGACGGGAACTGGGCCAACTGGCAGCCTGTTTCGTTCTGCCGGTAGAGGATTCCCTGGACTCCATCTTCGAATCCATCAAGGAGACCGCCAGGATCCACCAGAGCGGGGGAGGTACGGGCTTCTCCTTTTCCAAGCTCAGACCCGCGGGCGACGTCGTGAGATCGACGATGGGAGCCGCCAGCGGACCCGTCTCGTTCATCAGGGTCTTCAACATGGCCACGGAGGTCATCAAGCAGGGCGGCACCAGGCGGGGCGCCAACATGGGGATCCTCCGCGTCGACCACCCCGACATCGAGGGGTTCGTGGCCATCAAGAACGATCCCGCGGAGCTCACCAATTTTAACCTCTCCGTGGCCGTAACGGACGCTTTCATGACAGCTTGCCGGGAGGACGGCACATTCGCCCTCGTCAATCCCCGCAACGGCCGTGAGGTGCGAAGGGTCCGGGCGCTCCCCCTGCTCGACCTCATCGCGCGCTGTGCGTGGCAGTCGGGTGAGCCGGGGCTCGTTTTCCTCGACACTATCAACAGGGCGAATCCCACACCGCAGGCGGGCGCCATAGAGGCCACGAACCCCTGCGGAGAACAACCCCTCCTGCCTTACGAATCCTGCTGCCTCGGCTCCATCAATCTCGTGAAGTTCGTGAGCGGCGGAGATATAGACCGGGAAAGGCTGGCGAGGCTCGTGCACCTTGCGGTGCGCTTCCTCGATGACGTCATCGACGCAAGCAAGTATCCCCTGGCGATGATCGAAGACATCTCGAAGGCGAACAGGAAGATCGGCCTCGGCGTGATGGGCTTCGCCCACATGCTCATCGCCCTCGGCATCCCCTATGATTCCGGGGATGCCCTGAAGATCGCCGGTGACATCATGGGCTTCATACAGGAAGAGTCGAAGAAGGCCTCCCGGGAGCTGGCAGGTGAGCGTGGTGTCTTTCCCAACTACAGGGGAAGCAAATGGGAAGGCAAAGACCTTCCGCAACGCAACGCCACGACGACGACCGTCGCGCCGACGGGCACGCTGAGCATCATCGCCGGCACATCGAGCGGGATCGAGCCCATCTACGACATCGAGTATTCACGGATCATCTTCGGCGGTCTTAAGGTCCACGTCGTGGACCCCCTGTACGGGAAGATGAGGGACACCGTGGACCCTACCCGCCTCAAAGGGCTCTTCAGGAAGGCCCACGAGGTGAACCCCGACTGGCACCTCGCGGTCCAGAAGGCCTTTCAGGACCATGTGGACAACGCCGTCTCGAAGACCATCAACCTCCCCGCTGACACGACACCTGAACAGGTACGCTCCATCTTCCTCAACGCCCACGCCATGGGCCTCAAGGGCATCACCGTCTTCCGGGACACCAGCAGAGACACCCAGGTCCTCTCCTGCAAGTGCTGA